Proteins found in one Saccharopolyspora phatthalungensis genomic segment:
- a CDS encoding 3-hydroxyacyl-CoA dehydrogenase family protein, whose product MPSKSFPVVGVVGLGAVGSALAAMIARSGRRVLCAEADGYALAEGRARVAQALDQLGTPDAGNLVAYTIAPAAFAQAHLVIEALPENLDLKVDVLRRANACCRPDAVLATTTTGFAVTEIAARCGRVDRTVGLHVGNPGAVAETSVVEVVHTPLTGSSVRHDVAEFVADLGLTTVAVGDNPGFLGGALTLSYLNSAAVMLGQGYATRDDIDSAMTLGCRMPIGPLAHLDALGIDMVVDSLTALAARTGDRGFRPAPVLSSMVGAGLLGRKSGRGFYRYGSDDASAPTPAPRRRGAAIRRIGLLGSGTMATGIAEVCAAAGFPTTLVARTAVRAKEATAAIERSLQRGVRRGRITDDQLAAIVTRFNATTELGAIAACDVVIEAVREDLRAKQDVFAQLDQATRPGTVLATTTSSLPVGRCADATGRPEDVIGLHFFNPAPAMRLVEVTRTPLTSDKTAATALRLVSALGKHPVCCQDRTGFIVNALLFPYLNRAVNMIGQGCATTDELDTIMVGAHGYPMGPLRLLDMIGLDVSLEILERLYDTFGEPELFPAKHLRELVMAGHLGYKTGRGFHVHDPGGPGQR is encoded by the coding sequence ATGCCATCCAAGTCTTTCCCCGTAGTGGGCGTGGTCGGCCTCGGCGCCGTCGGTTCGGCGCTCGCCGCGATGATCGCTCGCAGCGGTAGGCGAGTGCTGTGTGCCGAGGCGGATGGCTACGCGCTCGCCGAAGGCAGGGCGAGGGTCGCACAGGCGTTGGACCAACTGGGCACGCCCGACGCCGGGAATCTCGTCGCGTACACGATCGCCCCGGCCGCTTTCGCGCAGGCGCACCTCGTCATCGAGGCATTGCCGGAGAACCTGGACCTCAAGGTCGACGTGCTGCGGAGGGCGAATGCATGTTGCCGGCCGGACGCGGTGTTAGCGACGACCACGACGGGCTTCGCCGTCACCGAGATCGCGGCGCGCTGCGGCCGGGTGGACCGTACCGTCGGCCTGCATGTCGGCAATCCGGGTGCCGTCGCCGAGACTTCGGTGGTCGAGGTGGTGCACACCCCGCTCACCGGCTCCTCGGTCCGCCACGACGTCGCCGAGTTCGTGGCAGATCTCGGGCTGACTACGGTGGCCGTCGGCGACAACCCCGGATTCCTCGGCGGCGCTCTCACACTGTCCTATTTGAACAGTGCGGCGGTCATGCTGGGCCAGGGATATGCGACACGTGACGACATCGACTCGGCGATGACCCTGGGTTGCCGGATGCCGATCGGGCCGTTGGCCCATTTGGATGCGCTCGGCATCGACATGGTGGTGGACAGCCTCACCGCGCTGGCCGCCCGCACCGGCGACCGGGGCTTTCGGCCGGCTCCGGTCCTGTCGTCGATGGTGGGAGCAGGATTGCTGGGTCGCAAGTCCGGCCGTGGCTTCTACCGCTACGGCAGTGATGATGCAAGCGCGCCGACCCCGGCCCCACGTCGTCGTGGCGCCGCGATCCGGCGGATCGGGCTGCTCGGCTCGGGCACCATGGCCACCGGTATCGCGGAAGTGTGCGCGGCAGCCGGTTTCCCTACCACGCTCGTGGCGCGGACCGCTGTGCGCGCAAAGGAAGCGACAGCGGCGATCGAACGGTCGCTTCAGCGCGGCGTGCGTCGCGGCCGGATCACCGATGACCAACTGGCCGCGATCGTCACCCGGTTCAACGCCACGACCGAGTTAGGCGCGATCGCGGCTTGCGACGTGGTCATCGAGGCGGTGCGCGAGGATCTCCGTGCCAAGCAGGACGTGTTCGCGCAACTCGACCAGGCCACCCGGCCAGGAACGGTGCTCGCTACCACGACCTCCAGCTTGCCGGTCGGCCGGTGCGCGGACGCTACCGGCCGGCCCGAGGATGTGATCGGGCTGCACTTTTTCAACCCGGCGCCGGCCATGCGGCTGGTTGAGGTAACCCGTACCCCGCTGACATCCGACAAGACCGCTGCGACCGCGCTGCGCCTGGTGTCGGCGCTGGGCAAGCATCCGGTCTGCTGCCAGGACCGGACCGGATTCATCGTCAACGCACTGCTGTTCCCGTACCTCAACCGCGCGGTGAACATGATCGGGCAAGGGTGTGCCACGACCGATGAGCTCGACACGATCATGGTCGGGGCGCACGGCTACCCGATGGGTCCGCTCCGCCTGCTCGACATGATCGGTCTCGACGTCTCCCTGGAGATCCTGGAGCGGCTTTACGACACCTTCGGCGAGCCGGAGCTGTTTCCCGCCAAGCATCTCCGGGAGCTGGTCATGGCCGGGCACCTCGGATACAAAACCGGCCGAGGCTTCCACGTCCACGACCCCGGCGGGCCCGGACAGCGCTGA
- a CDS encoding serine hydrolase domain-containing protein produces MGQLQQETEPTAVGLDPARMARLDRHFDRYIDDGRLPGYLLVVARKGRIAHLATRGLRNREEGLPVEPDTLWRMYSMTKPVTSVAAMLLYEEGLFSLNDPIADHLPAFADARVYVAGMGTNLATRPAVEPVRIWHLLTHTAGMTYGAFHTHPIHAAYCAAGLESGPPPGMDLAAVCDRYAGLPLQFEPGTAWNYGVGTDVIARLIEVLSGMPFDEFVAERLFRPLGMDDAGFFVGSERTDRLAVVYRPDANGRATPLPGAPPLTRPDCVSAGGGLVASALDYYRFTEMLRRGGELDGIRLLGPRTVELMVTNHLPDCGDLRTLSPPELDPGVYGFGFGLGFQVTVDPITAKVPSRVGEYGWVGKASTFFWVDPQEELTVLFLTQLQPQTAHPILPQLKQLVYQAIVS; encoded by the coding sequence ATGGGACAGCTACAGCAGGAGACCGAGCCGACCGCGGTCGGCCTGGATCCGGCACGCATGGCACGGCTGGACCGCCACTTCGACCGCTACATCGACGACGGCCGGCTGCCCGGCTACCTGCTCGTCGTAGCCCGGAAGGGCCGGATCGCGCACCTGGCCACCCGTGGCCTGCGCAACCGGGAAGAAGGGCTCCCGGTCGAGCCGGACACGCTGTGGCGGATGTATTCGATGACCAAACCGGTCACCTCGGTCGCCGCGATGCTCCTGTACGAGGAGGGCCTGTTCTCCCTCAACGATCCCATCGCCGATCACCTGCCCGCGTTCGCGGACGCGAGGGTGTACGTGGCCGGCATGGGAACCAACCTCGCGACCCGGCCGGCTGTCGAGCCGGTCCGCATCTGGCATCTGCTGACCCACACGGCGGGAATGACTTACGGTGCGTTCCACACCCATCCCATCCATGCCGCCTACTGCGCGGCGGGGCTGGAGTCCGGACCGCCGCCGGGCATGGACCTCGCCGCGGTGTGCGACCGCTATGCGGGCCTGCCGTTGCAGTTCGAGCCGGGAACGGCGTGGAATTACGGGGTCGGCACCGACGTCATCGCCCGGCTGATCGAGGTGCTCTCCGGAATGCCGTTCGACGAGTTCGTCGCCGAACGCCTCTTCCGCCCGCTCGGGATGGACGACGCCGGGTTCTTCGTCGGATCCGAGCGAACCGACCGCCTCGCCGTTGTCTACCGGCCGGATGCGAACGGGCGGGCAACGCCGCTTCCCGGTGCGCCACCGCTCACGCGCCCGGATTGCGTGTCGGCCGGCGGCGGGCTGGTCGCCAGCGCGCTCGACTACTACCGCTTCACCGAGATGCTGCGCAGGGGCGGTGAACTGGACGGCATCCGGTTGCTCGGCCCGCGCACCGTCGAGCTCATGGTCACCAACCACCTCCCCGACTGCGGAGATCTCCGGACGTTGTCTCCCCCGGAACTCGATCCGGGGGTTTACGGATTCGGTTTCGGGCTCGGCTTCCAGGTGACCGTGGACCCGATCACGGCGAAGGTTCCGTCCCGCGTCGGCGAGTACGGCTGGGTGGGCAAGGCCAGCACGTTCTTCTGGGTCGATCCGCAGGAGGAGCTGACCGTCCTGTTCCTGACCCAGCTTCAGCCGCAAACCGCACACCCGATCCTGCCGCAGCTGAAACAGCTGGTGTACCAGGCGATAGTCAGCTGA
- a CDS encoding matrixin family metalloprotease gives MFMRIKRSLLAIALALPVLTCGLALTALPPSAADPNPRPSADCECAEVNPENALPYVSWEMSPELRNNPAMKDVVDTAVRNWNTALFGPGARMLLEEGEQRWREWKGNSWQFTNRRQASIIIKIGHNENWQSRPGQVVPGVWTSGRGQCVPPEHGGCHAIEAATIKLNPEYFTGSGWDNQPDKKDLQIGTVAHEIGHALGLNHSVDPLQRDELMLARLKQEGFLATSPTAAEVRAVKTIYGLQ, from the coding sequence ATGTTCATGAGGATCAAGCGTTCCCTACTCGCGATTGCCCTCGCCCTGCCGGTGCTGACATGCGGGCTCGCGCTGACAGCTCTCCCGCCGAGCGCGGCCGACCCCAACCCACGCCCCAGCGCCGACTGTGAGTGTGCCGAGGTCAACCCGGAGAACGCGTTACCTTACGTCTCCTGGGAAATGTCACCAGAACTTCGAAACAACCCAGCCATGAAAGACGTTGTCGACACCGCTGTCCGGAACTGGAATACCGCGCTTTTCGGCCCCGGCGCCCGCATGCTGCTGGAAGAGGGGGAGCAGCGCTGGCGGGAGTGGAAAGGTAACAGCTGGCAGTTCACGAATCGTCGCCAGGCGTCGATCATCATCAAGATCGGCCACAATGAAAACTGGCAGAGCCGCCCTGGGCAGGTGGTTCCCGGAGTGTGGACTTCCGGCAGGGGGCAATGCGTTCCACCTGAGCACGGGGGTTGCCATGCCATTGAAGCCGCGACAATCAAATTGAACCCGGAATACTTCACCGGGAGTGGCTGGGATAACCAACCGGACAAAAAGGATCTCCAGATCGGTACTGTCGCTCATGAAATCGGCCACGCGCTGGGGTTGAATCATTCCGTTGACCCCCTGCAACGCGACGAGCTCATGTTGGCGCGGCTTAAGCAAGAGGGTTTTCTTGCGACCTCACCCACCGCTGCCGAGGTGAGGGCGGTCAAGACGATTTATGGACTCCAGTAG
- a CDS encoding RICIN domain-containing protein, which translates to MDVTGGSADNGTAVELWDCGDGQPNQRWTVLAGGSDPAGSVYALGKCLDVSGGGTGNGTRVQIWECNGSGAQKWVVGTDGTVYNPQSGRCLDATGGSSNNGTLLEIWDCHWGINQEWLPPQTGVLTEPANVGAKCVDVLGGSADDGAAAGLWDCNVGQANQWWTVSPDGTLQALGKCLDVSGGGMDNGTRVQLWTCNGSGAQEWENGPFGELINPQSHKCLDATGASTENGTLLQIWDCTAGDNQRWTRPTQIPFA; encoded by the coding sequence ATGGATGTCACAGGGGGCAGCGCCGATAACGGCACCGCAGTGGAGTTGTGGGACTGCGGCGACGGGCAGCCCAACCAGCGGTGGACCGTCCTTGCGGGCGGCAGCGATCCAGCCGGCTCCGTGTATGCCTTGGGTAAGTGCCTGGACGTCAGCGGCGGCGGCACGGGCAACGGCACGCGAGTGCAGATCTGGGAATGCAACGGGTCAGGTGCGCAGAAGTGGGTGGTAGGCACGGACGGAACGGTGTACAACCCACAGTCCGGCAGGTGTCTGGACGCGACCGGCGGAAGCTCGAACAACGGCACCCTGCTGGAAATCTGGGACTGCCACTGGGGCATCAACCAAGAGTGGCTGCCCCCTCAGACGGGCGTGCTCACCGAGCCCGCCAACGTCGGCGCCAAGTGCGTGGACGTCCTGGGCGGCAGCGCCGATGACGGCGCTGCGGCGGGGCTGTGGGACTGCAACGTCGGGCAGGCCAATCAGTGGTGGACCGTCAGCCCCGACGGCACTTTGCAGGCCCTGGGTAAGTGCCTGGACGTCAGCGGCGGCGGCATGGACAACGGCACGCGGGTGCAGTTGTGGACCTGCAATGGGTCAGGCGCGCAGGAATGGGAGAACGGCCCGTTCGGAGAGTTGATCAACCCACAATCCCACAAGTGTCTCGACGCGACCGGCGCGAGCACGGAAAACGGGACCCTGCTGCAAATCTGGGACTGCACTGCGGGGGACAACCAGAGGTGGACGAGGCCGACTCAGATCCCGTTCGCGTAG